A portion of the Glycine max cultivar Williams 82 chromosome 10, Glycine_max_v4.0, whole genome shotgun sequence genome contains these proteins:
- the LOC100808199 gene encoding tyrosine-protein phosphatase DSP3: MVGVVIEDEVVVAPTNFSMVEEGIYRSSFPRSSNFSFLESLNLRSIIYLCPEPYPQENLEFLQSQNIRLFHFGIEGKTDLSVSAVRDNILEAVKVLIDVRNHPVLIHCNQGKHRTGCVVGCLRKLQSWCLSSVFEEYKRFAGAKYRTTDLRFIETVDLLSLRQCLNSIIYQYLGYASKKLRLRYRDENSIKPQLTSV; the protein is encoded by the exons ATGGTGGGAGTGGTGATAGAAGATGAAGTTGTTGTTGCTCCAACTAACTTTTCAATGGTTGAAGAGGGAATTTATCGCTCTAGTTTCCCTCGTTCTTCAAATTTCTCCTTTCTTGAATCTCTCAATCTTCGATCCATCAT ATACTTGTGCCCCGAACCCTATCCGCAAGAAAATTTAGAGTTTCTTCAATCGCAAAATATTCGGCTCTTTCACTTTGGTATTGAAGGCAAGACG gATCTCTCTGTGTCTGCCGTTAGAGATAACATACTGGAGGCCGTTAAAGTTTTAATTG ATGTGAGAAATCATCCAGTTTTAATCCACTGCAACCAAGGAAAG CACCGAACTGGTTGCGTTGTTGGTTGCTTGAGAAAATTGCAGAGTTGGTGTCTATCTTCTGTGTTTGAGGAGTACAAGCGATTTGCTGGTGCTAAATATAGGACAACAGATTTAAGGTTCATAGAAACAGTTGACTTATTAAGCCTGAGACAGTGTCTTAACAGCATCATATACCAGTACCTAGGATATGCTTCAAAGAAGCTGAGGTTGCGGTATAGAGATGAGAATTCAATCAAGCCccagttaacatcagtttaa